The nucleotide sequence TTGGCATTCCTCGGTTACACCTTGATTTTTTCTTATATAATCAGTGTTTTATTAATTTGGTTTTTCAGCTATTATCTGGTTTCCAAATTTCTTCAGCCTTTGGAGGTTCTCAAAAATCAAATTTCCGACACCAGCGTTCATCGACTTACTACCGATATCATTCTGAAAAATAGCAATGATGAAATTGGTGTACTTGCAAAATCATTTAATCTAATGACAAGCCGATTAGATGATGTTTTCCAGTCGCAGAAAGATTTCAATTCCAGTGCAGCTCACGAGATGCGAACACCGCTCACAAGAATGGCTTTTCAGCTGGAAAATCTGATTCAGTTAGAAAATCATTCACCCAAAACTAAAACTACTTTGCAGCAGATGTTGCAGGATGTTTATCAATTGTCAGACCTTACAAAATCCTTGCTTTTATTATCAAAATTTGATAAAGAAGGGATTTCAAGTGTTTATGAAGAAGTGAGAATTGACGAAGTGGTTTTCGATGCTTTTGAATCGGTTCATCGTAATTTTCCAGACTTCAAAATGGATTTTCAGATTGATGAAGAAAGCATTGATGATTCGATTTTAACAGTAAAAGGTGTTAAGTCTTTATTAGAAATAACATTCATTAATCTATTCAAAAATGCAGCTTTATATTCAGATAATCAAGAAGTTGATATTTCGATTAAGGAAACCGATTTTAGGATTACTGTCAACGTATTTTCCATCGGTTCCACAATTCCTGTTGAGGAAAGAGAAAAACTTTTCGAAGCTTTTATGAGAGGAAGCAATTCCCATAACAAAACTGGTTCCGGACTAGGTTTGCGCATTGTAAAACGTATTTTGGAATATCATAAAGCAGAGATTTCCTACACATCACTTTCGGACAAAGAAAATCTTTTTACAGTGATTTTCAACAAGTAAAACATTTTTTCTCGCAGATTTTACTGATTATTCAGATTCCAATAAAAATCTGTAAAATTTGCTCAATCTGCTAGAGATTATACTATCAAAATCTTTCATTTATCCGTCTATTATCTCTTATCTCAAACAACAATTAAGTTTTTTTTAAGCCACATTTAAGCCCGTTTTAATCTCGGAATGCCATTTTTGCAAAACCAAAACGAGATAAGAATGAACAAAATTACAACGCTGGTGTTATCCGTTTCGGCATTTGTTTGTCTTTCCGGGCAGCAGCAGATGTCCCTTCAGGATTGCGAACTGGCATTTCAGAAAAATAACCTCCAGCTTCTTGCCGCACAATACAATATCAGTATGGCCGACGCCGAAATTATGCAGTCCAGGATTTGGGAACTTCCGCAGATCGAAGGTTATGTTAATGCCATCAATCCGCAGGACAAAAGAATTTTTGATATCGGTAGAGCCAAAGGTGTGGAAATCAAACAATTGATTTATCTGGGCGGAAAGAAAAAAAATGAGATCCAGTTTGCCAAATCCAATAAAGAATTGTCACAATTGCAATTCAATCAGCTTTTGGTAGACCTGCGCTCGCAACTTCGAGAGACTTATTTCAATCTGGTTTACGAACAGAAAAAGCAGGTAAGCATCGAGTCGCAACTGAAATATATGAATGACCTTCTGGCCGCCTACAAAGTTCAGACGGATAAAGGCAATATTTCGCTCAAAGATTATGTCAGACTTCAAAGCATTGTCATTCAGCTGAATAATGATAAGATTGAAATCAATAATAATATCCTTGGTTTCCAGCAAAAGATGAAAGTTCTGACAGGAAACTCAGAAAGTATCTTACCTAATTTACCAAAACCGGAAGAGAACGAGATTTTAATTTCTCAACCTTTTGGAGATTTAGAGATTCTTAAAAATAAGGCTTTAGAAAACAATGCAGATTATCTATACAATCTTAAATTAGTTGATAACAGTAAGCTTTACGCGCAATGGCAAAAATCACTGAATGTTCCAGACCTTAATCTCGGAGCCGAATATGACCAAGCTTCCGGAACTTTCAATAATGAGGTTAATCTGAAAATCGGAATTCCAATCCCGCTTTGGAAAGTGAATAAAGGTAATGTTGAAAAAGCAAAATATGCCATTCAGCAAAACGAAAAGAACTCAGAATACCAAAAATTGAATCTCGAAACTCAGGTAGAATCGGCTTATCAAACTTGGAAAAATCAATACGACCAATATTTTGAACTGAAACCTTTGGATATAGAAAATCTGGAAACTGTTTATAACGGGATTCTCAAAAACTTCCGGAACGGCAATATAAGCTTGATAGAATTCACAGATTTTATGGAGAGTTACAGACAGACAGTTTTACAGATTTATGAGATGAAAAAGCAGATTATGATTTCTGCCGAAAACCTGAACCAATTAGTACAAACCAAAATCTTTTATTAATGCGAAAAATTATTACATCAATTATACTTTCAGCACTTTTGCTGTCTTGTTCCAAGCAAGAAGAAGTAAAACCAGAAGAAACAAAAGGTTTTGAACTGAGCAATACTATGCTGAAAAGCACAACGTTTGCCAAAGTAGAGAAGAAATTTATAGAAGACGAGTACAGTTTTTATGGTAAAATCTCTGCGGACAAAAATAAATACATCGACATTTTTCCTTTGGTTGGCGGTAACGTTCTAAGCGTTAATGTAGAATTGGGAGATTATGTGACTAAAGGTCAGGTTTTGGCAACGATTAGAAGTACAGAGTTGGCAGAAGTTCAGAAAGATGTCAGTGATTCCAAAACCAATTTGATTGTTGCAGAAAACAATCTTCGTGTTGCAAAAGAAATGTATGCCGGCAAACTCAATACGGAAAAAGATGTTCTGGAAGCTGAAAGCGAAGTGAAAAAAGCCAAAGATGCTTTGAGACGTTCTAACGATGTAAGCACCGTTTATAACGTTAAGAAAGGAAATATCTACAGTGTGATTTCACCAATCAATGGATACATTGTTCATAAGGACATCAACAAAGATATGGAGCTAAGAAGCGACAGAAGCGAGAATATTTTCGATGTTGCGAATACCCAAAATGTTTGGGCAATAATGAACGTCAACGAAGCAGATATCGATAAAATCACGTTGGGAATGAAAGCTCAGGTTTCCACATTGTCTTATCCCGACAAGGTTTTTTATGGACAAATCGATAAGATTTTCAAAATCATAGACCCTGATACCAATGCGATGCAGGCTAGAGTAGTCTTGGACAATTCCCAAGGATTATTGATTCCCGACAGCAAAGCGACGATAAAAGTTTCCAAAGCCGAAAACACGACAGCTTTGGCAATTCCTTCCAAAGCTGTAATTTTTGACGACAACAGATATTTTGCTGTAGTTTACAAATCGCAGACCGATATCAAGGTCAAAGAACTTAAAATTTTGAAACAAAACTCGGAGACAACTTATGTTTCAGAAGGACTCTCGGAAGGAGAAAGTGTCGTGACCAACAATCAATTATTCATTTATCGCGCTTTGAATAACTAAAATTTGGGCGTGTCCCTTTGTCCCGATTTGCAATCGGAACAAGCGGGCCGGTCTACGGGCAGTCGCTTTCCCAAAAACCTTGCAAGGTTTCTGGGAAGAGCTCCGACAATGCCCTCCGCCCTCACGCATTTGCAATTCAATTTTTAAAGTCTTTGCTAAGTTTTAAGTCTTTGCGAACTTAAAAACATATAGTTTGTAAAAAGATTCTTTGCGGACTTGGCGATAAAATGCAGTTGCAATTTCAATATAAAATAAAAAGTATGAACAAATTCATCAAAAACATCATAGGATTTTCACTTAAAAATAAAGCTTTCACTTTTATTTGGGTAGCGATTTTGGCGGTTGCGGGATTCATCAGTTTCAAGAATATGCCGATTGAAGCATTTCCGGATGTTACCAATACCCAAATCGTCATCATTACCCAATGGAACGGACGAAGCGCCGAAGAAGTAGAACGTTTCGTTACAACGCCAATCGAGCTGGCAATGAGTCCGGTTCAAAAGAAAACCAGCGTCCGAAGTACCACAATGTTTGGACTATCCATCGTCAAGATATTATTTGAAGATGGAGTAGATGATATCTTCGCTCGAAATATGGTTAACAATCAGCTAAGAACTGTGAGTTTACCTGAAGACATTGACCCGGAAGTTCAACCACCTTATGGGCCAACGGGAGAGATTTTCCGATATACATTAGAAAGCAAAGACCGAGATTCCAGAGACCTTTTAACATTGCAAACTTGGGTCGTTGACAGAGCGCTTCGAAGTGTTCCAGGTGTTGCAGATATCAACGTTTTCGGTGGTCAGGACAAAGTATTTGAGTTGAGTATCGACCCAAGAAAATTAGACAAATACAATCTCACGCCTTCAGAAGTTCTGGATGCCGTAACCAACAGCAACCTGAATGTTGGTGGTGATGTTATCGA is from Epilithonimonas vandammei and encodes:
- a CDS encoding ATP-binding protein — translated: MSLKRKIALSLSIAFSLIFGIMMFVIYVSFNDFRRDEFKLRFQKRLVFTVNFIEKANDFEREAPLFFDENSDNVLLNENIIILNAEKGLVYSTLKDKKVTWYNNLLESLDKEKTIYNEHSEPEIYAALRNIKGENYYILTSAQDVTGESKLAFLGYTLIFSYIISVLLIWFFSYYLVSKFLQPLEVLKNQISDTSVHRLTTDIILKNSNDEIGVLAKSFNLMTSRLDDVFQSQKDFNSSAAHEMRTPLTRMAFQLENLIQLENHSPKTKTTLQQMLQDVYQLSDLTKSLLLLSKFDKEGISSVYEEVRIDEVVFDAFESVHRNFPDFKMDFQIDEESIDDSILTVKGVKSLLEITFINLFKNAALYSDNQEVDISIKETDFRITVNVFSIGSTIPVEEREKLFEAFMRGSNSHNKTGSGLGLRIVKRILEYHKAEISYTSLSDKENLFTVIFNK
- a CDS encoding TolC family protein, which translates into the protein MNKITTLVLSVSAFVCLSGQQQMSLQDCELAFQKNNLQLLAAQYNISMADAEIMQSRIWELPQIEGYVNAINPQDKRIFDIGRAKGVEIKQLIYLGGKKKNEIQFAKSNKELSQLQFNQLLVDLRSQLRETYFNLVYEQKKQVSIESQLKYMNDLLAAYKVQTDKGNISLKDYVRLQSIVIQLNNDKIEINNNILGFQQKMKVLTGNSESILPNLPKPEENEILISQPFGDLEILKNKALENNADYLYNLKLVDNSKLYAQWQKSLNVPDLNLGAEYDQASGTFNNEVNLKIGIPIPLWKVNKGNVEKAKYAIQQNEKNSEYQKLNLETQVESAYQTWKNQYDQYFELKPLDIENLETVYNGILKNFRNGNISLIEFTDFMESYRQTVLQIYEMKKQIMISAENLNQLVQTKIFY
- a CDS encoding efflux RND transporter periplasmic adaptor subunit, encoding MRKIITSIILSALLLSCSKQEEVKPEETKGFELSNTMLKSTTFAKVEKKFIEDEYSFYGKISADKNKYIDIFPLVGGNVLSVNVELGDYVTKGQVLATIRSTELAEVQKDVSDSKTNLIVAENNLRVAKEMYAGKLNTEKDVLEAESEVKKAKDALRRSNDVSTVYNVKKGNIYSVISPINGYIVHKDINKDMELRSDRSENIFDVANTQNVWAIMNVNEADIDKITLGMKAQVSTLSYPDKVFYGQIDKIFKIIDPDTNAMQARVVLDNSQGLLIPDSKATIKVSKAENTTALAIPSKAVIFDDNRYFAVVYKSQTDIKVKELKILKQNSETTYVSEGLSEGESVVTNNQLFIYRALNN